The genomic window ACGGTGCTAACGGCTAAGAGCGTAGAGGCCACTTTTGAGAAGCGCCATCCATCTAGGGCCATTGGGGAGCGCGGGTGGCTTAAGCCTGGCCGAGGGGGCGCAGTGTTTAAGGCTAGGGGGGTGCTGATGGGTGGCCTGGTGTGCATCGACCTCATGTACCCGGAGGAGGTTAGGAAGTTAGCGCTTAAGGGAGCCTCAGTGGTCTTGAACCCGGCCAGCATATCTATGGACCGCTCCGAGCTCTGGCGCTGTATTGGTAGGTGTAGGGCGGCTGAGAACACGGTGTTCGTGGCCTCTGCCAATAACACGCTAACTACGTACCCAGACGGAAGGCCGGTAATGGGGGGGAGCTTCATAGCCTCCCCTGAGGGCTCTCTCGTACTAAGCGTAGATATAGAGCCGGGGCTCTACGTAGCTGACTTAGACCTATCGTGGATCGATAGGGTTAGAGCTAAGTGGGGATTACTGGAGGAAGTTCGAGGAGGACGGCAAGCAGAGCTGAACGTCTCACGTCTCAGTAATACCTAGGAGGGCGGCTAGGACAAGTAGACGCCTCATCAACCCGACGCGCCCTGAGGACATAATACCGGGCTGAGGGGAGGGGGCTATGTGGATTACGTGGACGCCACGTGGACGCTACGTGAGACGCTGATTTTAAGCTCTGCTAGCTAAAGGCCACCCCTCGACGGCCACAGGGGCTTGTCTTCGAGGAGGCCTAAGTAGTGCGCAGGGCCGCGCCTACCCACGCTTAGACAGTGCTCCTCTACGCATCCCGCTGGTAAAAAGGGGGCTTAAGGCCTACTTGCCCCTCCACGTAGGCTTACGCTTCTCTAGGAAGGCCCTGACCCCTTCGCTGAAATCTTCGCTAGTGCTACATAGAGTAAAGGCCTCGGTCTCGTAAGCTAGCCCAGCGGGCAAGAGGGCTTCAGCAGACTTGTTGACGGCCGCCTTGATGAACTTGAGGGCCACCGGGCTCTTGGACTTAAGCTTATCAGCCAGCTCCTTCACCGCCCCCCTGAGCTTATCGAGGGGGACTACTTTATTCACTATCCCAAGCCCCTCGGCCTCCTTAGCGTCTACTAGGTCCCCGGTCATAATCAGCTCCATGGCCTTCTTCAACCCCACGTGGCGAGGCAGTAGCTGAGTCCCCCCTCCGCCGGGTATGGCGGCTATGTTCACCTCAGGCTGGCCGAACCTAGCGTTCTCGGAGGCTATGGCTAAGTCGCACGTCATAGCCAGCTCGCAGCCAGCGCCTAGGGCGTAGCCGTTGACCATGGCCACCACTGGCTTGCCCATCCCCCTTATCTTGTTAATGATGCGCTCGCGGTAGCTTATGGTGAACTCCCTGCGCTTTATCGGCGACAGGGCGATGAACTCGTTGACGTCTATGCCGGCGCAGAACGCCCTATCTCCCTCCCCGGTTATCACCACTACCCTTACGCTGTCGTCGCGCTCAGCGTCGTCGAGGGCCCTCGACAGCTCCTCGATGGTCTGTGCGTTGAGCACGTTGAGGACCCTCGGCCGGTTAATCGTGACCCACGCCACCCCATCCTCCTTGTCGTACTTCACTTGGGTAAAGCTGGACAAGCAGAGCACCAATGACTAGTAGCGTTAGGACGTCGGCTTTAAGCCTTCATGAGCTACGCGACTCTCCTAGCCAGCCTAGCCTCTTCTTCCTCAAGCCACCTCTTAGCCTCCTCGCCGCTCATTAACTGCCTCGCCTCCTCCTCTAGGTTCTCAGGCCTCATCAACAGCACCCAGCCCCTCCCGTAGGGGTCTTCGTTAATTAGGCTAGGCTTACGCTTAAGCTCCTCGTTAAACTCGATGATTACGCCGGTGACCGGGGAGCTGATGTAGCCAACCCACTTACGGGACTCTAGAGCTATGAGGGGCCTCCCGCGCAAGACGCGGGTGCGGGGAGCTAGGCTGCTAACGTAAACTATGCGCCCAGCAGCCCTCTGAGCTACCTCGTCCACCCCTACTCTAACCACCTCCCCTTCAACTCTGACCCACGAGTGGCCCCTATCGTAAAGCAGCCCCTCTCTATACAATGCCCTCAACGAGAGCCACCTAGGCCTAGGCCCTTAAGACCTAGGAGTAGTAAGTCGGCCCCAGCTTAATGTAGAGCCCCGCCCCCATAGCCCTCCTCAACTCCTCCTGGCCCAGTAGGACTATGGTTTCGACGCTATCTATTAAGGCTAGGCGTTCTAGCCCAGCCCTACGCCTACCTCTAGGCCTAGCGCAGCTTAGCGCTATGGAGCCTCGGGCATTAGGAGCCTAGCCACTAAGCTTAGTGGCCGCGGGGTACGATGCCGTGGAGGTGGAGGGGTTAGGGATATTATGACCGTCGCTGAAGGGTTTAGGTGCGAGGTCGTTTCTAGCGCCCTAAGTTCACCGCAGTGAAGGGCTACGGGGACGGGAGGTACACTTCAGCTAGCCAGCCTCTCCATGGACCTCTCAAAGCCCCTAGGGGAAGGCTCCAGGTGGTAGGCGAGGAGACAACCCTCCTCGCCCCCGCTACGTATAGGAGGCTACGTCTACTTCTGCTTTAGCAGCCCCTTAGCTACTTCCTCGCACACCAGCCCGGCGTAGACGGCGACAGCCAACCCTAGCTCGCGCTTAATCCTAGCTATAGCGGGTAAGAATGGCTTAAGCGGCAATGGGCCATTAAGAAGGCAGCTGCCGCTTATCAACACCCTACGCCACCAACTTCTCGCGTAGTATTCTAGGCGTCGTGGCAGGCTCCATCCCCTGAGGAGGAGCCTCGGCAGTGTTCATAGTCAAGAGCACACCACTGGCCGGTGGCCGAGGTCGACGGGAAGGCTGAGCTAATCCTTAACCTCTTGGGTTCAGGAGGGAGGGTGCTTGGAGCGTAGAAGACCACGGACCCCTCCCTCCCAGCTGGCCGAGCTCCGCTAGCTCTCTAAGACTTCGGCTAAGCCCCCTGGCAGTAGCTGCAGCCTAACGCCTCAGCGTAGCCCAAGCCTACGGAGAGGTAGCATTAAAAAGCTATATATGCTATCCTAGGTGGCTCTTAGGTGGTGGGCGGCTTGGTTAAGGTAGGTAAGTACGAGCTGCCCGACGACCTGTACTACTGGGGGCGCAATCCCGACGGGAGCATTAGGGGGAGGACGTGGGCTAGGGTAGAGCCTGATGGGAGGGTGAGGGTCGGGCTGACAGATAGGGGGCAGGACATGGCTGGGAAGATCCTCTTCGTGAGGCTAAGGCCAAAGGGCTCTACAGTAGAGCAGGGCAAGCCCATAGGGACCGTAGAGACCGCTAAGTGGACTGGCCCCATAGAGTCTCCTGTGAGCGGAGTAATAGACGAGGTCAACGAGGAGCTTAAGCGTAAGCCTAGCCTAATTAACGAAGACCCCTACGGGAAAGGGTGGATGGTGGTCGTTAAGCCCTCGAAGCTAAGCGAGGACTTAAAGAGCCTCTTAAGGGGAGAAGGAGCAGTCAAGTGGCTTCAGGACGACTTAGCTAAAAAGTAGGGCGGAGCTCTCATAAAGCCATGTCCACTATTTCCATTAGGTCGTAGAGCCTCACCGGCATGTCCTCCCTAGCTATGATGTAGTAGAAGTTCATGTAGCAAGTTGGGCAAGCAGAGACTAAGGCCTCAGCCTTCGTGGGGAGCACGTCCTTCCTTAGCCTCAGTAACCCTAGCTCTTGAGCCACCTCGGGCTTCAGCCCGAAGAAGCCTCCGCCAGCACCACAGCACCTAGCTAAGTTCCTAGTCAACGCCATCTCGACGAGCTCTAGGCCAGGTATAGACTTTAGCACGTTGCGCGGGGCTTCGTAGACCCCGCTCAGCCTACCGAGCTCGCAAGGGTCGTGGTAAGTGACCTTCATCTTAAGCCCCTTGAACCTCACCGCGCCGCGCTTAATCAAGTCCTCGACGAACTGAGAGGAGTGTAGGACCTTGAAGCTAGGCTTAAGGCCCGCTTCTTCAAACCCCTTCGTGAAGGCCCTATAGCACCCTGAGCAGCCAGTAACGAGGACGTCCGGCCTCTCGCTCTCAATAACCCCCATTACTCGCTTAGCGTTCTCCTTAGCTGCTTCAAGCTGGCCGGTCAAGAACAATATGTCTCCGCAGCACCCTTCACGCTCCCCTAGTAGGATGGGATCTACGTTCATCTTCCTAAGCGCCCGTATGGCCGCCCTGGCTATGTCTGGGTACCTAAAGCTCGTGACGCAGCCGATCCAGTAGAGCACCCTATCCCCCACGGTTAGCCACCCCTCAGTTCGCGAGCTAGTTCTTCACGCGCGCTATTGTCCAGGCCGTAGATGTTCCCGTGCTTCATCACGTTCTCCCCGAGGGCCTTAAAGGTGGGGTTGATGAAGCCCCTGGTAGCTAGGTCGCGGCGCATCTGCTCGATGATGTCGACTATCTTTACCCCCGGCGGGCACGCCTGTACGCAGTGGCCGCACACGGTGCATAGGTCGTAGACCTGCATTAAGTCCTCGGAGGGCTCTACGTGGCCAGCTAGGAAGTAGTACGATAAGAGGACCCTGCCCCTCGCTCCTCGAGACTCGACGGCGTAGTACTCGAAGGTTGGACACACGGCGCGGCAGAAGCCGCAGCGGAAGCAGCGTATGGCTTCGTAGGCCCTCTTTAGCGCTTGAAACTCTCCGCGAAGCCTAGATAGGTAGGCGTAGAATAGATTGCCCGGGTCGTCGCGGCTCTCAACGTCTAAGCCCAGCTTCCCCGGGTTCATTATGTTGTTGGGGTCGAAGGACCTCTTGACCCAGCGCATTAAGTCAAGCCCCCTGCCTAGGGAGCGCCTAGCGAAGGGGGACTTGGCTAAGCCTATGCCATGCTCAGCCGTCAGGGACCCGCGCCTACGCGCCGCGATGCCGTAGATCTCCTCCTCCATCTTCAACATCTTGTTCCACTGCTCAGGGTCGGCGGGGTCTATGATCATGACCGGGTGCAGGTTCCCGTCTGCGGCGTGGCCAAAGGTGGCTGTAATTAGGCCGTACTTAGAGCCCATGGCCTGGAAGTCCCTAATGGCCCCCTCAATCTCTGAGATCGGGAAGCTCGGGTCCTCGGCCAGGGGTATGAGGACGTGGCCCTCCTTCACCCT from Candidatus Nezhaarchaeota archaeon includes these protein-coding regions:
- a CDS encoding carbon-nitrogen hydrolase family protein, giving the protein MSTVRLGLVQFPRGEGVEENVEAMVELISEAGADVKLLPENWASQRVLGYREHEGIVKRLAEELKEGEVLVAGAHYVERGEEVVSVATVLTAKSVEATFEKRHPSRAIGERGWLKPGRGGAVFKARGVLMGGLVCIDLMYPEEVRKLALKGASVVLNPASISMDRSELWRCIGRCRAAENTVFVASANNTLTTYPDGRPVMGGSFIASPEGSLVLSVDIEPGLYVADLDLSWIDRVRAKWGLLEEVRGGRQAELNVSRLSNT
- a CDS encoding enoyl-CoA hydratase/isomerase family protein, with translation MLCLSSFTQVKYDKEDGVAWVTINRPRVLNVLNAQTIEELSRALDDAERDDSVRVVVITGEGDRAFCAGIDVNEFIALSPIKRREFTISYRERIINKIRGMGKPVVAMVNGYALGAGCELAMTCDLAIASENARFGQPEVNIAAIPGGGGTQLLPRHVGLKKAMELIMTGDLVDAKEAEGLGIVNKVVPLDKLRGAVKELADKLKSKSPVALKFIKAAVNKSAEALLPAGLAYETEAFTLCSTSEDFSEGVRAFLEKRKPTWRGK
- a CDS encoding glycine cleavage system protein H; its protein translation is MRALYREGLLYDRGHSWVRVEGEVVRVGVDEVAQRAAGRIVYVSSLAPRTRVLRGRPLIALESRKWVGYISSPVTGVIIEFNEELKRKPSLINEDPYGRGWVLLMRPENLEEEARQLMSGEEAKRWLEEEEARLARRVA
- a CDS encoding glycine cleavage system protein H, coding for MGGLVKVGKYELPDDLYYWGRNPDGSIRGRTWARVEPDGRVRVGLTDRGQDMAGKILFVRLRPKGSTVEQGKPIGTVETAKWTGPIESPVSGVIDEVNEELKRKPSLINEDPYGKGWMVVVKPSKLSEDLKSLLRGEGAVKWLQDDLAKK
- a CDS encoding (Fe-S)-binding protein codes for the protein MGDRVLYWIGCVTSFRYPDIARAAIRALRKMNVDPILLGEREGCCGDILFLTGQLEAAKENAKRVMGVIESERPDVLVTGCSGCYRAFTKGFEEAGLKPSFKVLHSSQFVEDLIKRGAVRFKGLKMKVTYHDPCELGRLSGVYEAPRNVLKSIPGLELVEMALTRNLARCCGAGGGFFGLKPEVAQELGLLRLRKDVLPTKAEALVSACPTCYMNFYYIIAREDMPVRLYDLMEIVDMAL